In Salmo salar chromosome ssa15, Ssal_v3.1, whole genome shotgun sequence, one genomic interval encodes:
- the LOC106571870 gene encoding rabenosyn-5, with protein MASSYPPPFEGTGEVKEGFLCPLCLKDLQSFYQLQEHYEEEHSGDDRHVRGQLKSLVQKAKKAKDKLLKRDGEDKPETGSYESFYYGGVDPYMWEPQELGATRNHMDFFKKHRAARIDHYVIEVNKLIIRLEKLTSFDRMNIDAGKIRAIEKSVVAWVSDSDVPFCPDCGNKFNLRNRRHHCRLCGSIMCRKCMEFVPLPLAYKLTSGTREARSVTSSQSQSPPTGGGGNVSGMGSRRGSISSLSSVTSMLEEKDDERIRCCLHCMDTLMKRQQKLEEKDHVPDMVKLYERLRLCMDKVDERAPEYIRMAESLNAGETTYNLDTAGGLRMEVQKYYELIDALSKKILTLGMKEEPQPHQKTLQLQRMVRYTATLFVQEKLLGLMSLPTKDKYEDIKEKRKQEQEKRLTQERLVAQEAQKRRQDSEKNRPAASTNGEAPQAPRMTKAGGWLPSSDTLHTCGELEDPLLQQIDNIQSFLRQAKAAQRHDEVAMLEENLRQLQDEYDQQQTSLAIALSQRLAQEESLQQDELQRLQDRERGEREHRAQSQAPGSQATYTWQGSLNLTDIGSLHREEEGEEELTPKAESSPLSMRAFPALTDQDEESPPRLRRLGGDVTPPGGEEQNSSSLNPFEEEDSTPVEDPSNPFFEEIQKEHKEVANGKKEYNPFEQEKGGEEEQGQAEGATGNPFEVKEENNQGNPFKEASGCNLPGASTNPFEGEDEEAMPDVDVIEEELLLQQIDNIRAYIFDAKLNGRLDEVELLSENLRELQRTLQEQKSKTH; from the exons ATGGCCTCCAGCTACCCACCCCCCTTCGAGGGCACAGGGGAGGTGAAGGAGGGCTTCCTGTGCCCGCTGTGCCTGAAGGACCTGCAGTCGTTCTACCAGCTCCAGGAACACTATGAGGAGGAGCACTCTGGGGACGATCGACATGTCAGGGGACAACTCAAGA GTCTGGTCCAGAAGGCTAAGAAAGCCAAAGACAAGCTGCTGAAGAGGGATGGTGAAGACAAGCCAGAGACGGGTAGTTATGAGTCCTTCTACTACGGTGGAGTGGACCCTTACATGTGGGAGCCTCAGGAGTTGG GAGCCACAAGAAATCATATGGACTTTTTTAAGAAGCACAGAGCTGCCCGGATTGACCACTATGTCATCGAGGTCAACAAGCTCATTATCAGGCTGGAGAAA CTGACATCTTTTGACAGGATGAACATAGATGCAGGCAAAATTAGAG cGATTGAGAAGTCTGTTGTGGCGTGGGTGAGCGACTCTGATGTTCCGTTCTGTCCCGACTGCGGGAACAAGTTCAACCTTCGGAACAGGCGACACCACTGCCGCCTCTGTGGCTCGATCATGTGTAGGAAGTGCATGGAGTTTGTGCCCCTGCCTTTGGCTT ACAAGCTGACCAGTGGGACTCGGGAGGCCCGTAGTGTTACGAGCAGCCAGTCCCAGTCCCCTCCAACAGGGGGCGGGGGCAATGTCAGTGGGATGGGCTCCAGGAGGGGCAGCATCAGCAGCCTGAGCAGCGTCACCTCAATGTTGGAAGAGAAGGATGACGAGAGGATCCGCTGCTGCCTCCACTGCATGGACACCCTGATGAAGAGACAGCAGAAACTGGAGGAGAAAGACCACGTGCCTGACATGGTCAAGCTCTACGAG AGGCTGAGACTGTGCATGGACAAGGTGGACGAGAGGGCTCCAGAGTATATCAGAATGGCTGAGTCTCTCAA TGCTGGTGAGACTACCTATAACCTGGACACGGCTGGTGGACTGAGAATGGAAGTCCAGAAATACTACGAACTGATCGATGCACTGAG TAAGAAGATCTTAACATTGGGAATGAAGGAGGAGCCACAACCCCATCAAAAGACTCTCCAGCTGCAGAGGATGGTCAGATACACAGCCACACTGTTTGTCCAG gAGAAGTTACTGGGTCTGATGTCTCTACCCACTAAGGACAAGTATGAGGACATAAAGGAGAAGAGGAAGCAGGAGCAAGAGAAGAGGCTCAcgcaggagagactg GTTGCCCAGGAGGCCCAGAAAAGGAGGCAGGACTCTGAGAAGAACCGCCCAGCTGCCAGCACCAATGGGGAGGCTCCCCAGGCCCCCCGCATGACCAAAGCTGGGGGATGGCTGCCGTCTTCCGATACCCTCCACACGTGCGGGGAGCTGGAGGACCCCCTGCTGCAGCAGATAGACAACATCCAGTCATTCCTGCGGCAGGCCAAGGCCGCCCAGAGGCATGACGAAGTGGCCATGCTGGAGGAGAACCTCAGGCAGCTGCAG GATGAGTACGACCAGCAGCAGACCAGCTTGGCCATCGCTCTGTCCCAGAGGCTGGCGCAGGAGGAGAGTCTACAGCAGGACGAGCTGCAACGcctgcaggacagagagaggggggagagggagcacAGGGCCCAGAGCCAAGCCCCAGGATCCCAGGCCACATACACCTGGCAGGGCTCACTGAACCTAACCGATATAGGGAGCCTCcatagggaggaagagggggaggaagagttgACCCCTAAAGCAGAGAGCAGCCCCCTGTCCATGAGGGCCTTCCCTGCCCTGACCGACCAAGATGAGGAGTCACCCCCTCGGCTGAGGAGGCTGGGGGGAGATGTGACACCTCCTGGTGGCGAGGAACAGAACAGCTCCTCCCTCAACCCCTTTGAGGAGGAAGACTCCACCCCTGTGGAGGATCCTTCCAATCCGTTCTTCGAGGAGATCCAGAAGGAGCACAAGGAGGTGGCTAATGGGAAGAAGGAGTACAACCCGTTTGAGCAGGAAAAGGGTGGGGAGGAAGAGCAGGGGCAGGCCGAGGGCGCCACTGGCAACCCTTTCGAAGTAAAGGAGGAAAACAATCAAGGTAACCCTTTTAAAGAGGCTTCTGGGTGTAACCTGCCGGGAGCCTCGACCAATCCCTTCgagggggaggatgaggaggcGATGCCGGATGTTGACGTGATTGAGGAGGAGTTGCTGCTGCAGCAGATTGATAATATACGGGCGTACATATTTGATGCCAAGCTCAACGGGAGGCTAGACGAGGTGGAGCTGCTGTCGGAGAACCTGAGAGAGCTGCAGCGCACGCTGCAGGAACAGAAGAGCaagacacactga